AAAGGAAGAGTTCATTGGCATAATCGTCAGCACAAAATTTTAACCCTGTTCCAGGTATGTTGAGGGAACGTGGAGCTTTTTTCGAAGGTTTCCAGAGTTCAGCAGGAAACCTAAATTCCTCGATTTCATTAAGAATGGGATTCTTTACTAGAACAACGGTGTCTTTAGTCGTTAACTTATCCTTTGGGGGATCCCCTACTTCAAGAGTGATGAATCCTTCAAAGCCTTTTTTAAGTCCTATTAATGCACCCATTAAAAGAATAATAATACCATAATGGGTGACAATAAATCCGATGTGTCGCTTCTTCCAGGGAATCCTTGTCAATGTCACAGCAAAGAGATTGATGCAAAGGAGTATAAGCCAACCAAAAAACCAGGGAGATTTGTAAATATAGAATTGCGCAACCTGGGTGTCCCATTTTGATTCTAAAATGGTGGCAATAGCACAACCCAAAGCTATAGAAAGCAAAAGGAGGATAGCCAGCTTAAGGGAACCTAAAATGTGAATGATTTTCCAAAAGAGTGAAGAATTTTTTCTTTCCTCAATCAGCTTTTTGCGTTCAGTTTCGGTTAAAGAGCTAAAAAGTCTCACAATTTTAGACAATAACAATAAAAATATTTAATAGAATTTACATTTAAAAAAAGAATTATTGAAAAAGATAGAGAATTAATTTTATAAGGAAAGGATTTTTTTTCAACCTGATTCGTCGATTTAATACAATGTGAAAATCAAAAATATATCTCCTGATCTAAAGATAGCAAGAGAAAGTAACCCCTCTGCCATTGAAGAGATCGCCAACAATTTATCCATTCCTCGGAATGCTCTAGAACTTTACGGGGCTTTTAAAGCAAAGCTATCTTGGGACTATTTGAAAGAGCTTTTTTCCCAACCAAAGCGGGGGAAACTGATTTTAGTTACCGCTACAACCCCTACACCTGCTGGCGAAGGAAAAACGACTACGGCAATAGGCCTTACTGACGGGTTAAACCGTTTAGGACAAAAAGCCATTCTATGTTTGCGTGAACCTTCAATGGGACCTGTATTTGGAGTCAAGGGAGCGGCTACAGGTTCAGGGCTTGCTCAACTTATTCCCAGGGAAGATATTAACCTTCATTTTACCGGGGATTTTGCGGCCGTTGCTGCTGCTCACAATCTTTTGGCTGCTTTGATCGATAATCATCTTTATCATGGAAATTTTTTGGGGATCGATCCTAGAAGGATTTCATGGGGAAGAGTGTTGGATATAAACGATAGGGCACTGCGAAGTATTTTAGTAGGATTAGAGAGTAAGAAGTCTTTCCAGAGATTTTCTTTCTTCGATATTGTTGCCGCATCTGAACTGATGGCGATTTTATGCCTGTCTCAATCTTATAACGATTTGAGACAAAGATTAGCCAATATCAGTGTTGGGAAGAGGTGGGATAACAAGAAAATTACTGCTGAAGATCTAGAAGCTGCGGGCGCTATGTCCGCCCTACTTGTTCATGCTTTTAAGCCTAATCTTGTGCAAACTTTGGAACATAATCCCGCTTTTGTGCATGGAGGACCTTTTGGTAATATCGCTCATGGATGCAGTTCAGTGGTTTCTTTGAATACGGCTCTGAGGCTTGGTGATTGGGTGGTTACGGAAGCCGGTTTTGGAAGTGATCTAGGGGGAGAAAAATTTGTCAATATTGTATGTAGACAAAGTGGCTTAAAACCTGATTGTGCTGTCATTGTCACAACGCTTAGGGCTTTAAAGTTTCATGGAGGAATGGACTTGGAATGTTTAAGCCAAAAAGATGTTGACTCTCTAGAGAAAGGATTCCCCAACCTTTTAAGGCATATTCAGATTGTTGAAGAAACCTTAGGCATTCCAGCCGTGGTTGCCTTAAACCGTTTTTTAACAGATAGCGAAGAGGAGATCAACTGGTTAGAAAAAATGCTAAGTTCTTTAAAACATCCTTTTGCCATCTGTGATCACTGGGCTCAAGGAGGAAGCGGTGCTGTCGAACTGGCTAAGAGGGTTATGGAGAGAAGCCAGCAAGCTCAACATGACTTTAATTTTACTTACAGGGATAATGATTCGATAATAGAGAAAATCGAAAAAATCGCTTTTAATATATATAAAGCAGGAAGTATCTCTTTGCATTCCCATGCACAAGAGGAAATCAATAACATTGAACAGGAAGGACTTGGTCAATTGCCCCTATGTATGGCTAAAACCCAATATTCCTTTTCTGTTGACCCTCAGTTAAAAGGGGCACCTCAAGGACACGATCTTTTCGTCAGGGATGTCAGGGTTGCCGCCGGTGCTAAGTATATCCTCGTTTTATGTGGAGAAATCTATACGATGCCCGGACTACCGAAGATTCCCGCTTCTGGCTCCATCGATATTGATTCAGATGGCAATATACTCGGAACAATCTGATCTTTTTAAAGGGGGTTTTTACAATCAATAATCGATCATAAATCAATAAAAGATAGCCTTGGTTTTCCTTTTGATAAAGACTGTTGCCCCTGAAAATCTTCCAATAATTAGATCCATAAAACCGTGGCTAACGTTTCTTCATCGGGGCGATACAAGGCTTATTTTTTTTTATTTTTCATCAAGGCTACTGAATCTCTCTATAGCTTGATCTAAGGATCCCGGTGCTCCGCTTTTTTCACAGTAAGATTGATTTGCACATAAAAATTAAAAAAATGATATTTTTAGAAAAGATGAGAAAATCATTTCTTCATAAAAGTCCTCTATTGAGGATGTTAAATTAATGATTAAAAATTAAAACTATAGCCTGTGATGTTCTTAGCTATAAGTTCTGTTTGCTTGGGGGCAGCAACATTTTCAGCCATAGCTATTGCTGGCCTTGGATTTGCTGTTTGGAGTTACTATAAAAAAAGAAAAAGGCTTGCTTTCCTTGTTTTCTTCTTTTCGGCTCTTTTATCCCTAATCGCCAATCTGTTTTGTTAACGGATTATCCCCCATCTTTTGCTAAAAGGCCAGTAAACGATAAACCCGGTGCCTACGATATTTTGCATAGGAACTGGACCCCAAAATCGGCTATCCAGGCTATCTGGACTGTTGTCTCCCATTGCCCATAGACTGAGGGGAGGAACAGTATAGGTTTCGTTTGGATCAACTAAATATTGTTGGTTGGCTAAAATGACATAGCCTTGATATCCATCTTGTTGCGACTCGATTTTAGCCATCATTGGATTGGGAGGAATGGTCGAACCATTGATGGATAAAAAGGGAGGCTTGATCTGGAGGATATCTCCGGAAATGCCTACGCATCTTTTGATGTAATACTGAGAACCTTCAATGCCTTGAAGCCGCAAATTCGACTCAATACCTTCTATTCCTGTAGTCTTAAATACAATGACCTCACCTCTTTGAGGGAAACGGAAATGATAAATGAGTTTGTTCACCAAGACTTGATCTCCTGTTTCTACCACGAAGTTTAGGACATTCTCCTTTGGTTCAAAGGCCATTCCTGGATGAATTCCAAGCTTATACTCCAACAAATGTGGACTTGTCCAAAGAATAGCACTTTCTCCACTCTCAAAAATGAGTCTTGAATATTCGAAGAACAGAAATTTTTTCCCTTCAATTTTCTCTAGAATACCTCCCCTTTTCAAAGAAAGGTTATGGTAGCTTTTCCCAAAAATACATAGCTCTAGGATTCTACGGAGAGGATGTGGAGGTTTTTCATTACTTGCAATGACTTGTATCCCGTAGAGTGTGGGTTTCATGGAATCTGTGGGTATCTTAAAGGGCTGTAGGAAATAAGCCCTAATGGCAAGGGCAACTACCAATGCTACAAAAAGGACTTCAATATTTTCTTTAAATCCAGCCCATTTAGATTGGATAAAAACAGATCGGTACAACTTTTCTCCTTCATCGAGAACAACCTCGAGATTTTGTTGACTGCCATTAATAGCCGATTCGAGTTTTTGAAGATAATCCAGGACTTTTTTTACCTCAATTTCATCAAGCAGGTCTTTTCGATAATTCAACTTCCTACGAAAATCCTTCAGGAACTGAAGAGCGATTTTCTTGTGTTTGGCTTTTTTATGATATCTGTTCTTTAGAAATAAAAAATTCATGACTGTTTAGTGTCCGTTTTTAGGATTTCCAGAAAGGCATCCTGGGGAATATCTACTTTTCCAAATGTCTTCATCCTCTTTTTCCCCTCTTTCTGTTTTTCTAATAGCTTTCTTTTTCTTGTAATATCTCCTCCATAGCATTTGGCTGTCACATTTTTGCCAATGGCCCCTATATCTTCTCTAGCCAAAATCTTGCCTCCAACGGCTGCCTGAAGAGCAATTTTGAATAAATGGCGTGGAATTCTTTCCTTCAATTTGTGGATAATTGACCGACCTCTGGACTCCGCTTTTGAAGAATGAACGATGCAACTCAAAGCCTCGATGGGTTCTCCATTAACCAGAATATCGAGTTTGACAAGATCGCTTATCCGATATTCATCAGGTGTGTAATCCATCGATCCGTACCCGTGGGTAATAGACTTAAGTTTGTCGTTGAAATCCACAAGAATCTCATTCAAAGGGAAATAACAATGCATGATAACCTTGTCATGACCGAGACTTTCGGTTGATTCACAACTGCCCCTCTTTTCTGAAATCAGTTGCATAACCTCGCCTATATTTTCTGAAGGAACAATAAGATAGCTTTTTACATAGGGTTCTGCAATATGGTCTATGTAGGAGGGATCAGGAAGCTTGGCGGGATTATCCACTTCGATCGTTTTGCCTGAACGCAAGCTGACTTTATAGATTACGCTGGGATAAGTCGTGATTATATCGACTCCATATTCTCTGCTTAACCTTTGTTGGACAATTTCCATATGGAGTAGCCCTAGGAAACCGCAGCGGAAACCAGATCCAAGAGCAACCGAACTTTCAGGGCTGATCGTAATAGCGGGATCATTTATTTGAAGTTTTTGGATGGCATTTTTGAGTTTTTCGAATTCAGAAGAATTCAAAGGATAAATTCCGCTAAAAACCATCGGCGATATTTCTTGAAATCCTGGCAGAGCGGTGGTGGTTCCTCCGGTTTCCCAAGTTAAGGTATCACCGATTTTTATCTCGGCAGTATTCTTGATGTTAGCGATAATATATCCTGAGTTGCCTTCATACAATGCTTCTTCTGGAACCATTTTCGGGCAAAAAACTCCCACTTCTTTTACTTCATAGGTTTTGTTTGAAGAGAGAAGAAGAATTTTATCCCCCTTTTTGACTTTCCCAGAAAACATGCGGACATAAAGAATGACCCCTTTGTAGGGATCATAGATGGAGTCGAAAATAAGAGCTCTCAAGATTTGATCAGGAAATGAAGGTGGAGGAGGAATTTTTTGTATGATGGCTTTAAAGATTTGGTCGATGCCTATACCTTCTTTTGCACTTGTAGCTATGGCCTCATCTGCAGGGATAGCGAGGCTGTCTTCGAGCTGTTTTTTGACAAGGGTTAAATTGGCTGTAGGAAGATCGATTTTATTGATAACAGGAATGAGAACAAGACGGTGTTTTTCAGCAAGAAACGCATTGGAAACGGTTTGTGCTTGAATTCCTTGAGTTGCATCGATCACCAAAAGGGCTCCTTCACAGGCCGAAAGGCTTCGTGAAACTTCGTAAGAAAAATCGACATGTCCTGGGGTATCAATGAGATTAAGCTGGTAATGTTCCTTTTCCTCAGGGAAATAATAGATCATGGTTACGGGATGCGCTTTAATTGTAATTCCTCTTTCCCTTTCAAGATCCATGGAATCAAGAATTTGTTCTTTCATTTTGTTTTCAGCTACAGTTCCCGTCATCTGCAAAAGCCGGTCTGAAAGGGTCGTTTTCCCATGATCGACATGGGCGATGATACAGAAATTTCTAATTCTTTCTCTGGGGAATTTTTCCATTTTTAACAGAGGCCAATCTTTTTACTTTTTGAAATGAAGAAAAGCCAAAAGAAAAAGATTTTTTACATAGACATCTTAATCGTTTTTCAACAAATCTTAGCTTTTCGTCATCAAATGAAAAAAATAGTATAAATAATAAACTGTAAAATAAGCTAAACAAAGGCTATTTGCTATTTTTCTTCCTTATTTTCTCATGACCTTTTCCCTTTACTAAAAAGTAATCGTAATGCTTAAATTAAAGGCAATGACGGAGCCAACAAGAAAAACCGAAACGGGAATCAGAGCAAAAAAGCTGCATTCCATTCTATTCATAGCCCAGTCTTAGTTTTCCAAGGGAGCCATGAACTCGGGACCAATGGGGCGAGGAATGGTCTGAGCAAGAATGGTATCTATCTGATCAAGATCTTCCTTATTTAAGTGCCATCCGGTAGAGCCTAAAGCTTCTTTAATCTGGGTTGGTCGACGTGCGCCCCAAAGCACAATTGAAACTCCAGGTTGTCCGAGCGCCCAGCCTGCTGCAAACTGCGCTAACGATTTTCCATATTTGGCAGCAATGGGTTTGAGTTTTTCAACGGCTTGGAGATAACAACGAAAATTTTCTCCTTGAAATTTGGGATCATAGTTCCTTAGATCCCCTTCTGGAAATGTTGTATGGGGATGAAATTTCCCCGTGAGCAGTCCACGACAGAGAACTCCATAGGTCAGGGTGGCTATACCCTGCTGCAGGCAGTAGGGTAGTAGGTCTTTTTCAATCGCTCTTTCAAACAAATTGTAAGGAGGTTGGAGGGTATGAAGTGGTCCTCCCTTCCTAAAGAGTTCTACTTGGTTTGGAGAAAAATTACTCACCCCTATAGCACGAATTTTGCCTTCTTCTTTGAGTTTTAGAAGCGCATAAGCTGTTTCTTCAAAAGGCACTTGAGCATCGGGCCAGTGTACTTGATAGAGATCTATGACTGGCAAGCCAAGTCTAGATAGACTGGCTTCTATTTCCTGCCTGATCCGAGCCGGTGAAGAATTTCTTCTTATTTCACCTCGTTCATTCCATTCCAGGCCGAATTTGGTTGCAATCACAAAAGGGAAGGAATTTCCAACAAGTTTGAGGGCTTTGCCTACTATTTCTTCAGCTCTACCGAATCCATAAATGGGTGCAGTATCAATGAGATTTATTCCCCACTCGATTGCTTTGATTATCGTTTGTATAGCCTCTTTTTCGTCAGCTCCTCCCCACATCCATCCTCCCATAACCCATGTCCCTAGGCCTATTCGAGAAACTTTTTTATCAATGGGATCTAATTGTATGTATTCCATATTTTTTTTAAATTGCCTATAACGACTTTATCTTTTAAGTAAAATCTTTTTTGTAAGCTTGTCCAAGGGTTGCAGCCAATACTTGTGGTTATCGGGAAAGAGCCTTTGATAATTCCTTTTTGAGCAGGGTTATTTCATGATCAGATATATTTTTAGGAACAGTAAAAAGCGGGCCGACAAAAATCGTACATTGAGTAAAAGGGAAAGGAATTTGAAATCTATCCCAGCTTCTGAGTTCTATTTTCTTT
The DNA window shown above is from Methylacidiphilum caldifontis and carries:
- a CDS encoding formate--tetrahydrofolate ligase; its protein translation is MKIKNISPDLKIARESNPSAIEEIANNLSIPRNALELYGAFKAKLSWDYLKELFSQPKRGKLILVTATTPTPAGEGKTTTAIGLTDGLNRLGQKAILCLREPSMGPVFGVKGAATGSGLAQLIPREDINLHFTGDFAAVAAAHNLLAALIDNHLYHGNFLGIDPRRISWGRVLDINDRALRSILVGLESKKSFQRFSFFDIVAASELMAILCLSQSYNDLRQRLANISVGKRWDNKKITAEDLEAAGAMSALLVHAFKPNLVQTLEHNPAFVHGGPFGNIAHGCSSVVSLNTALRLGDWVVTEAGFGSDLGGEKFVNIVCRQSGLKPDCAVIVTTLRALKFHGGMDLECLSQKDVDSLEKGFPNLLRHIQIVEETLGIPAVVALNRFLTDSEEEINWLEKMLSSLKHPFAICDHWAQGGSGAVELAKRVMERSQQAQHDFNFTYRDNDSIIEKIEKIAFNIYKAGSISLHSHAQEEINNIEQEGLGQLPLCMAKTQYSFSVDPQLKGAPQGHDLFVRDVRVAAGAKYILVLCGEIYTMPGLPKIPASGSIDIDSDGNILGTI
- the lepB gene encoding signal peptidase I → MNYRKDLLDEIEVKKVLDYLQKLESAINGSQQNLEVVLDEGEKLYRSVFIQSKWAGFKENIEVLFVALVVALAIRAYFLQPFKIPTDSMKPTLYGIQVIASNEKPPHPLRRILELCIFGKSYHNLSLKRGGILEKIEGKKFLFFEYSRLIFESGESAILWTSPHLLEYKLGIHPGMAFEPKENVLNFVVETGDQVLVNKLIYHFRFPQRGEVIVFKTTGIEGIESNLRLQGIEGSQYYIKRCVGISGDILQIKPPFLSINGSTIPPNPMMAKIESQQDGYQGYVILANQQYLVDPNETYTVPPLSLWAMGDNSPDSLDSRFWGPVPMQNIVGTGFIVYWPFSKRWGIIR
- the lepA gene encoding translation elongation factor 4, whose amino-acid sequence is MEKFPRERIRNFCIIAHVDHGKTTLSDRLLQMTGTVAENKMKEQILDSMDLERERGITIKAHPVTMIYYFPEEKEHYQLNLIDTPGHVDFSYEVSRSLSACEGALLVIDATQGIQAQTVSNAFLAEKHRLVLIPVINKIDLPTANLTLVKKQLEDSLAIPADEAIATSAKEGIGIDQIFKAIIQKIPPPPSFPDQILRALIFDSIYDPYKGVILYVRMFSGKVKKGDKILLLSSNKTYEVKEVGVFCPKMVPEEALYEGNSGYIIANIKNTAEIKIGDTLTWETGGTTTALPGFQEISPMVFSGIYPLNSSEFEKLKNAIQKLQINDPAITISPESSVALGSGFRCGFLGLLHMEIVQQRLSREYGVDIITTYPSVIYKVSLRSGKTIEVDNPAKLPDPSYIDHIAEPYVKSYLIVPSENIGEVMQLISEKRGSCESTESLGHDKVIMHCYFPLNEILVDFNDKLKSITHGYGSMDYTPDEYRISDLVKLDILVNGEPIEALSCIVHSSKAESRGRSIIHKLKERIPRHLFKIALQAAVGGKILAREDIGAIGKNVTAKCYGGDITRKRKLLEKQKEGKKRMKTFGKVDIPQDAFLEILKTDTKQS
- a CDS encoding aldo/keto reductase, whose amino-acid sequence is MEYIQLDPIDKKVSRIGLGTWVMGGWMWGGADEKEAIQTIIKAIEWGINLIDTAPIYGFGRAEEIVGKALKLVGNSFPFVIATKFGLEWNERGEIRRNSSPARIRQEIEASLSRLGLPVIDLYQVHWPDAQVPFEETAYALLKLKEEGKIRAIGVSNFSPNQVELFRKGGPLHTLQPPYNLFERAIEKDLLPYCLQQGIATLTYGVLCRGLLTGKFHPHTTFPEGDLRNYDPKFQGENFRCYLQAVEKLKPIAAKYGKSLAQFAAGWALGQPGVSIVLWGARRPTQIKEALGSTGWHLNKEDLDQIDTILAQTIPRPIGPEFMAPLEN